A stretch of DNA from Phycisphaerae bacterium:
GCGAACGCGAGGACCTGACGGGCACGCTGACGATTACGATCGATCCGGACGACGCGAAGGATTTTGACGATGCGATTTCGCTGGTAAGATTAGACGGTATGGGAAAGGATTCCCATGGAGGGCGGGGAGCGAGAAGGGATTCTCGCACCAGCAAGTCCTCAAGCCTCAAGCCTCAAGCCTCAGGCCTCGCCGCCTGGGAACTCGGCGTCCACATCGCCGATGTCAGCACGTTCGTTCGGCAGGGTGGGGCCATTGATACTGAGGCGGTCGAGCGCGGGACGAGCGTCTATTTCCCCGGTCATGTCGTGCCGATGCTGCCCGAGATTCTCTCTAATGGCCTGTGCAGCCTGCAGGAGGGCGAACCGCGGCTCTGCAAGAGCGCGTTCATTCAGTACGACGCGCACGGCAAGGTCGTCGGGGCGCGCTTCGCCAATACGGTTATTCGATCCGCCAAGCGTCTCACCTATCGGCAGGCGACGGCGATCCTCGAAGGTCAGCGCGGCGGCACGCCCAAGCCGGTCGTCGAACTCGTCGAGCGGATGGACACGCTGGCGAGGATCATTCAACGTCGGCGGCACGATGAAGGCATGATCGTGCTGGATTTGCCCGCCGTCGATCTGATCCTCGACGAGGATGGCCGCGTGGTCGATGCCGAACCGGAGGACAAGAGCTTCTCGCACACGATCATCGAGATGTTCATGGTCGAGGCGAACGAGGCGGTCGCGCGGCTGATGGACCGGTTGGGCGTGCCGTGTCTGCGGCGAATTCACCCCGACCCCGACGAAGGGTCGCTGGAGGCGATGGCGCGGTTCATGCGGGCGGCCGGGTTTTCGGTGCCCAAGAAGATCACGCCGGGAGATTTGCAGCGGCTGCTGGAGCCGCTGCGGGGAAAGCCGGAGGCGTACGCGATCAACCTGGCGGTGCTCAAGTCGATGGAGATGGCGGAGTATTCACCCAAGCACGTGGGGCATTTTGCACTGGCCAGCAAGCACTACGCTCACTTCACCAGCCCGATTCGCCGGTATCCGGATTTGATGGTGCACCGGCTGTTGGAAAAGCACCTCGAAGGCGGGCTAGGCAAAGGCCGCCGGGGGCTGGAGGAAGTTCCGAGCGAGGAGGAGCTGGTCGAGGCGGGGCGAAAGCTCTCGTACCTCTCGCGGCGGGCCGAGGCTGCCGAGCAGGAGCTGCGGACGGTCAAGGTGCTGGAGCTGCTGTGTAAGCACGTCGGCGAGGAGTTCGAAGGCGTGGTGACGGGCGTGACGAATTTCGGGCTGTTCGTGCAGCACCCGAAGTACCTGATCGATGGGCTGCTGCGCGTTGAGGACCTTGGCGACGACTGGTGGGAGGTGGATGTAAAGCTCGGCCGCGTGGTGGGGGAGCGGACGCGGCGGATGTTCACGATGGGGACGCTCTTGAAGGTGCGGATCGGCGAGGTGGATGTCGCCGCGCGGCAACTGAGCTTGATTCTTGTTGGGGCTGGACCCTCGCGCCGGCAGTCTCAGATGGGGCGTGGCGAATCCGGTCGTTCCCGGCCCGGGGGATCGAAGCACGGCCGGGATCGTCCAGGCGGGCGTCGCGGCAAGTCGGAAGGTGGACGTTCGAAGAGTTCCAGGAATCGAGGGAGGAGGCGTTGAAGTGCGAATAAATGCATTTGCAGTTTTTGTGCTTGTCGTTCTCTGTCTTGCGTCGAGCGCGCATGGAAGGGCAAACCAACTCTATCGGGCTGTGTTGAAGACCCAAGCTCAAGAGATTCCCTTTTTTCTCGAATTGTCCGAATTCCGTGGGGAGTGGGCGAAGATATGGAACGGCAACGAAAAAATAACTATACAGGGATTTGAAACTAACGGCAGCGAAATTGTCATCGAGTTTCCGCATTACAGTTCAATGATAACAGCAAAGAGCGATTCCAATGGCCAGTTAATCGGTGAGTGGAAAAAGCAGACTGGAGAGGACAAGTGGACTTCAATCGAATTCGCCGCAAAACGGATTGCATACTCTAAGAAACCGCTTAGGTTTCCCCGTCATTTCAAGATCACCGAAGAAATCGAAAAGCCCACGACCGTTGATGGCCGTTGGGCCGTAAAGTTTTCAAGCGAAGAATCCCCGGCCATCGGCG
This window harbors:
- a CDS encoding VacB/RNase II family 3'-5' exoribonuclease, whose translation is MSKRFSERILEFLRRPEYSPMKAPRLAKAMGIADAEHGDFHDAVDSLRRVGRVVLGTGNAVMLPHPPNQVVGTFRGNQRGFGFVVPDGVTTHGDLFIPPDATLDAVTGDKVLCAVQSRGMREGKAAFGGRVLKIIERGDSRYVGELRNEGGVHFVQPDGNALHVPILIGDVGAKGAKAGEQVVVEIVRYPSDGKPATGVIVERLGKRGQPGVDLVSIKHQYHLPDEFPKDVLAEARGIAQSFDADAAIREREDLTGTLTITIDPDDAKDFDDAISLVRLDGMGKDSHGGRGARRDSRTSKSSSLKPQASGLAAWELGVHIADVSTFVRQGGAIDTEAVERGTSVYFPGHVVPMLPEILSNGLCSLQEGEPRLCKSAFIQYDAHGKVVGARFANTVIRSAKRLTYRQATAILEGQRGGTPKPVVELVERMDTLARIIQRRRHDEGMIVLDLPAVDLILDEDGRVVDAEPEDKSFSHTIIEMFMVEANEAVARLMDRLGVPCLRRIHPDPDEGSLEAMARFMRAAGFSVPKKITPGDLQRLLEPLRGKPEAYAINLAVLKSMEMAEYSPKHVGHFALASKHYAHFTSPIRRYPDLMVHRLLEKHLEGGLGKGRRGLEEVPSEEELVEAGRKLSYLSRRAEAAEQELRTVKVLELLCKHVGEEFEGVVTGVTNFGLFVQHPKYLIDGLLRVEDLGDDWWEVDVKLGRVVGERTRRMFTMGTLLKVRIGEVDVAARQLSLILVGAGPSRRQSQMGRGESGRSRPGGSKHGRDRPGGRRGKSEGGRSKSSRNRGRRR